From a region of the Synechococcus sp. PCC 7502 genome:
- a CDS encoding protein-glutamate O-methyltransferase CheR, with product MNPSLIHDFVQLIASRTGIQVQDKDRTELVKKINLRITAQKLTTPEAYYQLLATPSDEQEWQALVLLLTTGETYFFRDRGQINLIQQTILPEIIARKQLAIATKPTLRIWSAGCSTGEEPYSIATIVKELIPNYATWNLLILGTDINTESIAKAKTASFSEWSFRMVNPDLKRKYFRKQDKSWQLNEEVRKMVTLQMGNLLTDDYPSLNSNIYNMDMIICRNVFIYFNSDNVETILGKLYQTLSPGGYLIVGHTELHDLNLRGFVPQVYDESVVYQRSEDVQQAPSRFIKSQQTIAPKSQPISIHQPKLPVKIKQSSIGIKSEAKPIVKLDNTLEKLGIKSSDRQIPSSDLDANLQKAQSLFAQGEYTRTLQKATQLLQHHPDNFAITYLIAQTHANLGKYQEAISYCQQAIALDSMSIDIYYLLSHIAEAQNNLSQAKEYLKRIMYIDETAIAAYLDLGNIYKIEGDDRRAKKMFNHATKLLQELTTDTIQYRGEVAVSELLEQVNQNL from the coding sequence ATGAATCCATCTCTTATCCATGATTTTGTTCAGCTTATTGCCAGTCGTACGGGAATTCAAGTACAGGATAAAGATCGTACGGAATTAGTCAAAAAAATTAACCTACGGATTACAGCCCAAAAGTTAACTACCCCAGAAGCATATTATCAGCTTTTAGCAACACCATCGGACGAACAGGAATGGCAAGCTTTAGTCTTACTTTTAACCACTGGAGAAACTTATTTTTTTCGCGATCGCGGTCAAATCAACTTAATTCAGCAAACTATCCTACCTGAAATTATTGCCCGTAAACAGTTAGCTATCGCCACAAAACCGACTTTAAGAATCTGGAGTGCAGGCTGCTCCACGGGAGAGGAACCCTATTCTATTGCCACAATTGTGAAGGAATTAATTCCTAATTATGCCACTTGGAATCTTCTAATTTTAGGTACAGACATTAATACAGAATCGATCGCTAAAGCCAAAACCGCCAGTTTTAGTGAATGGTCATTTCGGATGGTTAATCCAGACCTGAAGCGCAAATATTTTAGGAAGCAAGATAAGAGTTGGCAATTAAATGAAGAAGTGCGAAAGATGGTGACCTTGCAAATGGGTAATTTATTGACTGATGACTATCCCAGTTTAAATTCTAATATCTACAATATGGATATGATTATCTGTCGGAATGTGTTTATTTATTTTAATTCCGATAATGTCGAAACCATCCTGGGTAAGCTTTATCAGACCTTAAGTCCGGGCGGATATTTAATAGTTGGACATACAGAATTACATGATTTAAATCTCAGGGGATTTGTCCCTCAGGTATACGATGAATCAGTAGTTTATCAACGCTCAGAAGATGTGCAGCAAGCCCCATCACGTTTTATTAAATCTCAGCAAACCATTGCTCCTAAATCTCAACCTATAAGTATTCATCAACCGAAGTTACCTGTAAAAATTAAGCAATCCTCCATTGGAATCAAATCAGAAGCGAAGCCTATAGTTAAATTAGATAACACATTAGAGAAATTAGGTATTAAGTCAAGCGATCGCCAAATCCCAAGTTCTGATCTAGATGCTAATCTTCAAAAGGCTCAAAGTCTGTTTGCACAAGGAGAATATACTCGAACTCTGCAAAAAGCAACCCAACTTTTACAGCACCATCCCGATAATTTTGCCATTACCTATCTCATTGCTCAAACCCATGCCAACTTAGGGAAATATCAAGAAGCGATTTCTTATTGCCAACAAGCGATCGCCCTCGACTCCATGTCCATTGATATTTATTACTTACTTTCCCACATTGCAGAAGCACAAAATAACCTCAGCCAAGCCAAAGAATATCTAAAACGCATTATGTATATTGATGAAACTGCGATCGCTGCTTATTTAGACCTAGGTAATATCTACAAAATTGAAGGTGATGATCGTCGAGCCAAAAAGATGTTTAACCATGCCACTAAACTCTTACAGGAGCTAACTACGGATACTATTCAATATCGAGGAGAAGTAGCAGTTTCAGAATTATTAGAGCAAGTTAATCAGAACTTGTAG
- a CDS encoding AsmA family protein yields the protein MKISRTILLILLSVVTLVVVLFLNLNTILKIGIQQNLSKSLAVPMTLTEVVFKPFDGYLQLNGFAIDNPQGFSSPKFLQVQNFEIQLQPTSLLSDRVEIDKLQLEEISIDIEQQLPRNNITEIFTSAEGHKQSSQSGQEKKFNLRSATINNVSVSFRVVQLGINLPAFSAKLPKVDLKNLNSENYQGLLMSEVFTKLVGSALKNVVEQHKPQIPPQIIDMLKLP from the coding sequence ATGAAAATTTCTAGAACTATACTACTAATCCTTTTGTCAGTTGTAACTTTAGTTGTGGTTCTATTTCTTAACCTCAATACGATCTTAAAAATTGGGATTCAGCAAAATCTCTCTAAGTCATTGGCGGTTCCTATGACCCTTACAGAGGTGGTTTTTAAACCCTTTGATGGTTATTTGCAATTAAATGGATTTGCGATTGATAATCCGCAGGGCTTTTCTAGTCCTAAATTTTTACAAGTCCAGAACTTTGAAATTCAACTACAGCCTACCAGCCTGCTCTCAGATCGAGTCGAAATAGATAAATTACAACTAGAAGAAATTTCCATTGATATTGAACAGCAGTTACCCCGCAATAATATTACAGAAATATTCACAAGTGCTGAAGGGCATAAGCAGAGTAGTCAGTCGGGGCAGGAAAAGAAATTTAATTTGCGATCGGCAACCATTAATAATGTTTCGGTAAGTTTTAGGGTGGTGCAGTTGGGGATTAATTTACCAGCATTTTCAGCTAAGTTACCCAAGGTTGATTTAAAAAATCTTAATTCTGAAAACTACCAAGGATTACTAATGTCTGAGGTATTCACAAAATTAGTTGGTTCCGCACTTAAGAATGTTGTGGAGCAGCATAAACCTCAAATTCCACCGCAAATAATCGATATGTTAAAGCTTCCTTAG
- a CDS encoding gamma carbonic anhydrase family protein: MFAKVDISQSAFIATDAVLVGDIKLEIGSSVWYKAVIRADLNSIQIGAYSNIQDGAILHGDVGKPLVIEEYVTVGHNAVIHGLTIGRGSLIGIGAIILEGVSVGAGSIVGAGAVVTKDVADGIIVAGIPAKPMRSLSSEEQADLIIHAQKYYKLALYHAGKATDKGF; the protein is encoded by the coding sequence ATGTTTGCCAAAGTAGATATTTCTCAATCTGCGTTTATTGCTACCGATGCAGTTTTAGTGGGGGATATAAAGCTAGAAATAGGATCGAGTGTTTGGTATAAGGCTGTGATTAGAGCTGATTTAAATTCTATTCAGATTGGCGCATACAGCAATATTCAAGATGGAGCGATTTTACATGGGGATGTGGGTAAACCATTGGTAATAGAAGAGTACGTTACAGTTGGACATAATGCCGTAATTCATGGCTTGACCATTGGGCGAGGTAGCTTAATTGGCATTGGGGCAATAATCTTAGAAGGAGTTTCCGTTGGGGCAGGTAGTATTGTCGGTGCAGGGGCAGTGGTGACTAAAGATGTGGCGGATGGAATTATTGTGGCAGGTATTCCCGCTAAACCCATGCGATCGCTAAGTAGCGAAGAACAAGCAGACTTAATTATCCATGCTCAGAAATACTACAAATTGGCTCTATATCATGCAGGTAAAGCCACAGATAAAGGCTTTTAG
- a CDS encoding methyltransferase domain-containing protein translates to MLNQRIKTFYDSSSALWEQVWGEHMHHGFYEQGEASYKDRRQAQIDLIEELLNWSRVENLEVNTQILDIGCGIGGSSLYLAEKFPSSQVTGITLSPVQANRAKARAKEFGLESRTDFQVADALSMPFASNSFDLIWSLESGEHMPDKSKFLAECLRVLKPNGKLIFATWCHRETQAKPLTINEKQHLQRIYDVYCLPYVISVSEYEAIALELGFKNICTVDWSEQVSPFWDRVIESALSLRNILGVIQAGLPTIIATTSLRLMARGYSRGLVKFGVLTAQKI, encoded by the coding sequence ATGCTCAACCAACGTATTAAAACATTTTATGATTCTTCCTCTGCACTCTGGGAACAGGTATGGGGAGAACATATGCACCACGGCTTTTATGAACAAGGGGAAGCTAGTTATAAAGATCGCAGACAGGCTCAGATCGATTTAATTGAAGAGTTGCTTAACTGGTCAAGAGTTGAAAATTTAGAAGTTAATACGCAAATTTTAGATATAGGCTGTGGAATTGGCGGTAGTTCTCTATATCTGGCAGAAAAATTCCCATCATCTCAAGTTACAGGCATTACCCTCAGTCCCGTACAAGCTAACCGTGCTAAAGCCAGAGCCAAAGAGTTTGGATTAGAGTCAAGAACAGATTTTCAAGTTGCCGATGCCTTATCTATGCCCTTTGCCAGTAATTCCTTTGATTTAATTTGGTCACTAGAAAGCGGCGAACACATGCCCGACAAGTCTAAATTTTTAGCAGAATGTTTACGAGTTCTAAAGCCCAATGGTAAGTTGATTTTTGCGACATGGTGCCATCGTGAGACCCAAGCCAAACCTCTTACGATCAATGAAAAGCAACATCTGCAAAGAATCTATGATGTTTACTGCCTACCTTATGTAATTTCCGTATCTGAGTATGAAGCGATCGCCCTAGAGTTAGGTTTTAAAAATATCTGCACTGTTGACTGGTCAGAACAAGTATCCCCATTTTGGGATCGAGTAATTGAATCAGCTTTAAGTTTGAGAAATATTTTAGGTGTGATCCAAGCAGGTTTACCCACAATCATTGCCACAACATCTCTGCGGCTAATGGCTAGGGGTTATAGCCGAGGATTAGTTAAGTTTGGGGTTCTCACTGCTCAGAAGATTTAA
- a CDS encoding HAD family hydrolase gives MKRLFTDFDGPIMDVSQRYFQVYLFCLEKVKGPNQLVSPLTKSEFWEFKRSQTSEVEIAIKSGLNLINQPQNFARLRRENINSKYFFTFDQIHPWAIAALETAQNAGLELAVMTMRREWELFPVLDRYDLHRFFKSDLIFCLKNDYIKTQDIKDKPKLMAGAIATLPKIEKQWMVGDTEADLVAASTHNIPSIGVLSGIRNQTQLEIYQPQAIAKDLQEAVEIIINTSA, from the coding sequence ATGAAAAGATTGTTTACCGATTTTGATGGTCCAATTATGGATGTGTCACAACGCTATTTTCAGGTTTATTTATTTTGTTTAGAGAAAGTAAAAGGACCAAATCAATTAGTAAGCCCTCTAACTAAGTCTGAATTTTGGGAATTTAAGCGATCGCAAACCTCAGAAGTAGAAATTGCCATTAAATCGGGCTTAAACCTGATCAACCAACCCCAAAATTTTGCCAGATTACGCAGGGAGAATATTAATTCCAAGTACTTCTTCACCTTTGATCAGATTCACCCTTGGGCGATCGCCGCTTTAGAAACTGCCCAAAATGCTGGACTTGAACTTGCAGTTATGACCATGCGCCGTGAATGGGAGTTATTTCCAGTCTTAGATCGATACGATTTACATAGATTTTTTAAGAGCGATCTCATATTTTGCCTAAAAAACGACTATATCAAAACCCAAGATATAAAAGATAAGCCTAAACTCATGGCAGGAGCGATCGCCACATTACCCAAAATTGAAAAGCAGTGGATGGTTGGTGATACTGAGGCTGATCTGGTTGCCGCTAGTACTCATAATATCCCCAGCATCGGCGTTTTGTCTGGGATTAGGAATCAAACCCAGTTAGAAATATATCAACCCCAAGCGATCGCCAAAGATTTACAAGAAGCTGTAGAAATTATTATTAATACTTCAGCTTAA
- a CDS encoding transposase gives MNSQKKSKWTTLIIIDSQAVKNTCNASIESKGFCSYKATNGIKRHLAVDTLGFPFFTYLTRANVSDDQGLIEMLTINIDYFKSKPDDITLTTILLDSGYHIEKLTTDLQKVYPEIMTKIRFEISPKVSKQKQAEKGLSGFVVVPTRWVLGLKDAKS, from the coding sequence GTGAACAGTCAAAAAAAATCAAAATGGACAACTTTAATCATCATTGACTCACAAGCAGTGAAAAATACTTGTAATGCAAGTATAGAATCCAAGGGCTTCTGCTCCTACAAAGCAACTAACGGGATCAAAAGACATTTAGCCGTTGACACTCTGGGATTTCCTTTCTTTACCTATTTAACAAGAGCAAATGTATCAGATGACCAAGGACTGATTGAAATGTTAACGATTAACATTGATTACTTCAAATCGAAGCCAGATGACATTACGCTAACTACGATATTGCTGGATAGTGGTTATCATATCGAAAAATTGACGACTGATTTACAGAAGGTTTATCCTGAGATTATGACTAAGATTAGGTTTGAAATTTCTCCTAAGGTATCAAAGCAAAAGCAGGCAGAAAAAGGTCTGTCTGGGTTTGTAGTTGTGCCGACAAGGTGGGTACTTGGGTTGAAAGATGCAAAATCTTAG
- a CDS encoding transposase: MLNPYSSSLTDKEWEIIEPLLPKKKQTRPPTWTKRQILDGILYQLKNGCNWRDMPRDLPPFSTVYRYYKEWKDTGTFTAIMEALHATAREQSKKIKMDNFNHH, encoded by the coding sequence ATGCTAAATCCATACTCAAGTAGCCTAACAGATAAAGAATGGGAAATTATAGAACCATTGCTCCCAAAGAAAAAGCAAACTAGACCACCAACTTGGACAAAAAGACAAATTTTAGACGGCATACTCTACCAACTTAAAAACGGTTGTAATTGGCGAGATATGCCCCGAGACTTACCACCATTCTCTACAGTGTATCGATACTACAAGGAGTGGAAAGATACAGGTACATTTACTGCGATTATGGAAGCTTTACATGCAACAGCCCGTGAACAGTCAAAAAAAATCAAAATGGACAACTTTAATCATCATTGA
- a CDS encoding IS1 family transposase (programmed frameshift), which translates to MEVKCPYCESDQIVKNGITRHKKQNYKCKKCNRQFVINPKNQPIAESTIKLVDNLLLERISMRGIKHVAKVSLQWLQSYINGKSVTVESQVKVIPKKKPRLTIECDELWSFKVWIWLAIDRNTREIVGVFVGSRNQEAALGLWQSLPTVYRQCAVCYTDFWQAYSCILPKKRHKAVGKESGQTNHIERFNCTLRQRISRLVRKTLSFSKKLENHIGAIWIFIHHYNSEIHSKFCIMPS; encoded by the exons ATAGAAGTAAAATGTCCTTACTGTGAAAGTGACCAGATAGTTAAGAATGGCATAACCCGTCACAAAAAACAAAACTACAAATGTAAAAAGTGTAATCGTCAATTTGTGATTAATCCCAAAAACCAGCCAATAGCTGAATCCACAATTAAATTAGTCGATAATCTGCTGCTAGAACGTATATCCATGCGAGGGATTAAGCATGTTGCCAAGGTGTCATTACAGTGGTTACAGAGTTATATAAATGGTAAGTCTGTAACTGTAGAGTCGCAAGTTAAGGTAATCCCTAAAAAAAAGC CACGCCTGACCATTGAGTGCGATGAACTATGGTCATTTAAGGTATGGATTTGGTTAGCAATTGACCGAAATACTAGAGAAATTGTTGGAGTGTTTGTTGGTAGTCGAAACCAAGAAGCAGCCTTGGGGTTATGGCAATCTTTACCAACCGTTTATCGACAATGTGCTGTTTGTTATACTGACTTCTGGCAAGCTTATAGCTGTATTTTACCTAAAAAACGCCATAAGGCTGTGGGCAAAGAGTCTGGACAGACTAATCATATTGAAAGGTTCAATTGTACTTTAAGGCAAAGAATTTCTCGCCTTGTTAGAAAAACTCTTTCTTTTTCTAAGAAATTAGAAAATCATATCGGTGCTATTTGGATATTTATCCATCACTACAATTCTGAAATTCACTCTAAGTTCTGCATCATGCCCTCTTGA
- a CDS encoding galactose mutarotase codes for MASYTVEQRQYKTYILGDRNSKIEIVPERGGIVTSWVVGDQEIFYMDTERFTHPDLSVRGGIPILFPICGNMPDNTYTLNGQVYHLTQHGFARNLPWQVDTEDQDGISLILTSTPETLAVYPFEFKVRFTYILTGSTLTIKQSYTNLSNQSMPFSAGTHPYFATPDKSELKFEFPSAEFVDQKSFVSHAFLGGFDFSLDEIDVMFFNAAAHNRAIITDASRNLKLTIDFDEHHKTLVFWTVKGKDFVCVEPWTAARNSLNTGENLLFVEPNSTINLQISMTVN; via the coding sequence ATGGCTTCCTATACAGTTGAGCAACGTCAGTATAAAACCTATATCCTTGGCGATCGCAATTCTAAAATTGAAATAGTTCCAGAACGAGGTGGCATAGTTACCAGTTGGGTAGTGGGGGATCAGGAAATTTTTTACATGGATACAGAGCGATTCACCCATCCAGACCTTAGTGTTAGAGGCGGCATCCCCATCCTATTTCCGATCTGTGGCAATATGCCCGATAACACCTACACCCTAAATGGACAGGTTTATCACCTTACCCAGCATGGATTTGCCCGTAATTTACCTTGGCAAGTGGATACAGAAGATCAAGATGGCATTAGTTTAATCTTAACTAGCACCCCTGAGACCCTAGCCGTATATCCCTTTGAGTTTAAGGTGAGGTTTACATACATTCTTACTGGCAGTACTTTGACAATTAAACAAAGCTATACCAATTTGTCTAATCAGTCCATGCCATTTTCCGCAGGTACCCACCCTTACTTTGCAACACCAGACAAATCAGAACTAAAATTTGAGTTCCCCAGTGCTGAATTCGTCGATCAAAAATCCTTTGTCAGTCATGCTTTTTTAGGTGGCTTTGATTTTAGTCTGGATGAAATTGATGTGATGTTTTTTAATGCTGCTGCTCATAATCGAGCCATTATTACCGATGCTAGTCGCAACTTAAAGCTAACCATAGATTTTGATGAACACCACAAAACCTTAGTATTTTGGACAGTTAAAGGTAAAGATTTTGTCTGTGTAGAACCTTGGACAGCCGCCAGAAATTCCTTAAATACGGGAGAAAATTTGCTTTTTGTGGAGCCGAACTCTACGATTAATCTCCAAATCTCGATGACTGTAAATTAA
- a CDS encoding DnaJ domain-containing protein, translated as MQSQEKKTSFEISQGICQYNSHDYYAILGTPITADITRIRRAYLNIARILHPDTYGDKHPPSAKNQATQYLAKLVNPAYTFLMAEKERDEYSTILRLLAKRIIKQGQKITPSSDAAKNLLYSPSLSNYERAVEVIAAQQYQDLDKALERTGLISELNLVYILHQEGYQPHPEPKQVISAPVDHNLGAKYPTNPRSANNYPTKIKIAEEYIAKKQWMLAIKELREYLQIDNHHSYCHALLGLAYMNQKLDGMAKMSFQQALKLNPQEPIALANINKIPDPNSQTKPSNKSEQKTATPKKGGFFGWLGGG; from the coding sequence ATGCAGTCACAGGAGAAAAAAACTAGCTTTGAGATTAGTCAAGGCATCTGTCAATATAATTCCCACGATTATTACGCTATTCTTGGGACTCCAATTACTGCGGATATTACTCGAATTCGTAGGGCATATCTAAACATTGCTAGAATTCTTCATCCTGACACCTACGGCGATAAACATCCCCCATCAGCTAAAAATCAAGCCACACAGTATCTTGCTAAGCTAGTTAATCCCGCCTATACCTTTTTAATGGCAGAAAAAGAGAGAGATGAGTACTCGACCATACTTAGGCTCCTGGCTAAACGCATTATTAAACAAGGGCAGAAAATTACACCTTCTTCAGATGCTGCTAAAAACCTGTTATATTCTCCGAGCTTAAGTAATTATGAACGGGCAGTGGAAGTGATCGCTGCTCAACAATATCAAGACTTAGATAAAGCTTTAGAGAGAACTGGTCTAATCAGTGAATTAAATCTAGTTTATATTCTGCATCAAGAGGGTTATCAGCCTCATCCAGAGCCTAAACAAGTTATATCTGCACCTGTAGATCATAATTTAGGAGCAAAATATCCTACCAATCCTAGATCAGCTAATAATTACCCCACCAAAATTAAAATTGCCGAAGAGTATATTGCCAAAAAACAGTGGATGTTAGCGATCAAAGAGTTAAGGGAATATCTACAAATTGATAATCACCATAGTTACTGTCATGCTTTATTGGGTCTGGCATATATGAATCAAAAGCTGGACGGCATGGCAAAAATGAGCTTTCAGCAGGCACTAAAATTAAATCCGCAAGAGCCAATAGCTTTAGCAAATATTAATAAAATTCCTGATCCTAATTCCCAAACTAAACCCAGTAATAAATCAGAACAAAAAACTGCTACCCCTAAAAAAGGCGGATTCTTTGGCTGGCTAGGTGGTGGATAA
- a CDS encoding cob(I)yrinic acid a,c-diamide adenosyltransferase, with translation MDRAAEQLQKIKQAKAKAIATRQGNEKGLYMVFTGLGKGKTSGAMNMVYRHLSHDLKVVVVQFVKNSQAYPDGDRLMLTKLQTLGFPVQIYTLGGGFTWETQNPNQDREMSEAAWQTALSAIIDPEISLVVLDELHIALKYQQLELETVLAGIQSRPSHCHVVSTGRYAPLALIEAADLVSELTLIKHPVSQKIPAQLGIEF, from the coding sequence ATGGATAGAGCCGCCGAGCAACTACAAAAGATTAAACAGGCAAAAGCCAAAGCGATCGCAACTAGACAAGGTAACGAAAAAGGCTTGTATATGGTCTTTACTGGTTTAGGTAAAGGAAAAACTAGTGGTGCCATGAATATGGTGTATCGACATTTATCCCATGATCTCAAAGTAGTAGTGGTTCAATTTGTCAAAAACTCCCAAGCATATCCCGATGGCGATCGCCTGATGCTAACTAAATTACAAACCTTGGGCTTTCCTGTGCAAATCTATACCCTTGGCGGCGGCTTTACTTGGGAGACGCAAAATCCCAACCAAGATCGTGAGATGTCTGAAGCGGCGTGGCAAACTGCCCTCAGTGCCATTATTGATCCTGAAATTTCTTTAGTGGTTTTAGATGAACTGCACATCGCCCTAAAGTATCAACAATTAGAGCTAGAAACCGTATTAGCAGGCATTCAAAGTCGTCCTAGTCACTGCCATGTGGTTAGTACAGGTCGTTATGCTCCACTCGCTCTAATCGAAGCTGCTGATCTGGTTTCAGAGTTAACGCTAATTAAACATCCAGTATCCCAAAAAATCCCCGCCCAACTAGGAATCGAGTTTTAA
- a CDS encoding GTP-binding protein, with product MTANQIEAINIPKRGMPVTIITGFLGSGKTTLLNHILQNQTDLKVAVLVNEFGDINIDSQLLVAVDENMMELSNGCICCTINDGLVDAVYSVLERSDRIDYMIVETTGVADPLPIALTFLGTELQHLTRLDSILTVIDAETFTPKHYDSDAAFSQLMYGDIMIINKTDLVTPEKVTELEAFINKQKKGARILRSQQGVVPLPLILDIKIDPSDLQASQKSDSQSSKHSDHHDHIDHKHDHHDHEHHHHDHSHHLENDGFISVSFQSDRPLQIEKFQSFLDHQLPVDVFRAKGILNFAGIPNRYIFQLSGKRYELKTEAGNPAPTQLVLIGRNLDQELLLSQIADCLATDSVS from the coding sequence ATGACTGCCAACCAAATTGAAGCGATTAATATTCCTAAGCGGGGAATGCCAGTAACCATAATTACAGGTTTTTTAGGAAGTGGTAAGACTACCTTACTTAATCACATTCTCCAAAACCAAACGGACTTAAAAGTAGCAGTTTTAGTTAATGAATTTGGCGATATTAACATCGATAGTCAGTTGCTTGTGGCTGTGGATGAAAATATGATGGAACTGAGTAATGGCTGTATTTGCTGCACGATTAATGATGGCTTAGTAGATGCGGTTTATAGTGTCCTCGAACGCAGCGATCGCATAGATTATATGATTGTCGAAACTACGGGAGTTGCTGACCCACTGCCCATTGCCCTCACATTTTTAGGTACAGAATTACAACATCTTACCCGTCTTGACTCTATTCTTACGGTAATTGATGCGGAGACCTTTACGCCCAAGCACTACGATAGCGATGCCGCTTTTAGTCAGCTTATGTATGGGGACATCATGATCATCAACAAAACCGATCTAGTCACTCCCGAAAAAGTTACGGAGCTAGAAGCATTTATTAATAAGCAAAAAAAAGGTGCCAGAATTCTGCGATCGCAACAGGGAGTAGTACCTTTACCGTTGATTTTAGATATCAAAATCGATCCATCGGATTTACAAGCTAGTCAAAAGTCAGATAGTCAATCAAGCAAACATAGCGATCACCATGATCACATAGATCACAAACACGACCATCACGATCACGAGCATCATCACCACGATCACAGTCACCACTTAGAAAATGACGGCTTTATTTCTGTATCTTTTCAAAGCGATCGCCCATTACAAATCGAAAAATTCCAAAGCTTTCTTGATCACCAGTTACCCGTAGATGTATTTCGTGCCAAGGGGATTCTTAATTTTGCTGGTATTCCCAATCGTTATATTTTTCAACTCAGTGGTAAACGCTACGAACTGAAAACCGAAGCAGGAAACCCTGCCCCCACCCAACTGGTGCTAATTGGACGGAATCTCGATCAAGAGCTACTCCTAAGTCAAATTGCCGATTGCTTAGCCACGGATTCTGTAAGTTAA
- a CDS encoding MoxR family ATPase yields MAEIRSIFTQLDQALSTVVLGQKLLVKQLLVALLSSGHVILEGVPGTGKTLTVKVLAKLIKADFRRVQLTPDILPSDILGTNIFDLNSREFVLKKGPIFTEVLLADEINRTPPKTQSALLEAMEERQVTLDGVSLKLSDVFWVIATQNSLEFEGTYPLPEAQLDRFLFKLIVEYPDQTAEKQMLLNSQDGQVGGKIDLEILEAIASVPQILAARLEVKAVEVKDNILDYILELVKRSRQHPDLSLGASPRSAVAWLQATKAHAWLEGRDFVTPDDVKAIAPPLLRHRLILRPESQLDGLSIDTVINSLLSQVPVPR; encoded by the coding sequence ATGGCTGAAATTCGCTCTATATTTACCCAACTTGATCAGGCTCTTAGTACTGTAGTTTTGGGACAAAAGTTGTTAGTTAAGCAATTACTAGTAGCACTGCTATCCAGTGGTCATGTGATTTTAGAAGGAGTTCCTGGTACGGGTAAAACCCTGACGGTCAAAGTTTTAGCAAAGTTAATTAAAGCCGATTTTCGCCGAGTGCAACTGACTCCCGATATTCTACCCTCGGACATTTTGGGAACTAATATTTTTGATTTGAATAGCCGTGAATTTGTACTGAAAAAGGGTCCGATTTTCACGGAAGTGTTGCTGGCAGATGAAATTAACCGTACTCCACCTAAAACCCAATCAGCACTCCTAGAAGCAATGGAAGAACGACAAGTGACCTTAGATGGGGTTAGCTTAAAGTTGTCAGATGTATTCTGGGTAATTGCCACCCAAAACTCTCTGGAATTTGAAGGTACCTATCCCTTACCAGAGGCACAACTAGATCGATTTTTATTTAAGTTAATTGTGGAATATCCCGATCAAACTGCGGAAAAGCAAATGTTACTAAATAGCCAAGATGGGCAAGTCGGTGGGAAGATCGATTTAGAAATTTTAGAGGCGATCGCTTCCGTACCGCAAATCCTTGCTGCCAGACTAGAGGTTAAAGCCGTAGAGGTCAAGGATAATATTTTGGATTATATTTTGGAATTAGTAAAACGCTCCCGTCAACATCCCGATCTTTCCCTTGGGGCATCCCCTAGATCGGCAGTAGCTTGGTTACAGGCAACGAAGGCACATGCTTGGTTAGAAGGTCGAGATTTTGTAACGCCCGATGATGTTAAGGCGATCGCCCCACCATTACTAAGACATCGGTTAATTTTACGTCCAGAATCTCAACTGGATGGGCTGAGTATAGATACGGTAATTAACTCTTTACTCAGTCAAGTTCCTGTACCAAGATAG